GCCAGATCCATCTGGTGGGTTCGAGTGGCCGGCGCGAACGGCCGGTACTGGACCTGACCGACCGCATGGTCGACCTCAATCCGGGGTACGACGAGCGGGGGCTGCTCGGCATCGCTACGGGGCCGAACTTCGCGGAGCGCAGACGGCTGTTCGTCCGCTACAGCGCGCCGCTGCGGTCCGGGATGCCGGAGGACTACAGTCACACCTTCGTCCTGTCGTCGTTCGCGGTGGACGCGGAAGGACGGTCGAATCCGGACAGCGAACGGATCGTACTGGAGATCCCGCAGCCACAGGCGAACCACAACGCCGGGTCGATCACGTTCGGCCCGGACGAGTTCCTCTACGTCGGGGTGGGGGACGGCGGTGGGGGCAACGACGTCGGGACGGGACACGTCGAGGACTGGTACGACGGGAATCCGGGCGGGAACGGGCAGGACGTGTCCGAGAACCTGCTCGGCAGCGTCCTCCGCATCGACGTTCGTGAGGGCGCCGGCGGGGCAGGCGACAGTCGCGCGTACGGCATTCCGGACGACAACCCTCTCGTGGGACGCGACGGGTTGGACGAGCACTTCGCGTGGGGCTTCCGCAACCCCTGGCGCTTCTCGTTCACCGACGGGCGCTTCTTCGTCGCGGACGTGGGCCAGAACCTGTACGAGGAAGTCAGCATCGTCGAATCGGGAGGCAACTACGGGTGGAACGTCCGCGAGGGGGCCCACTGCTTCGACGCTGGCGCGCCGGGATCGCCGCCCGAGGACTGTCCGGCCGAGACGCCCGACGGGTCACCCCTCCGGGAGCCGATCGTCGAGTACGCACACGAGGGCGACGAGATCAGCGGCATCTCGGTCATCGGCGGGTACTTCTACACCGGGGGTATCGGGCCCCTCGCGGATCGCTACGTGTTCGGCGACTATCGGGCCGATGGGACGATCTTCACCGCCAGCGAACCCGACGACGGCGGGCTGTGGGATCTCTCGCGGGTCGCGCTGGATGACGGCGAGGGTGAGCCGCCGGGGGAGTTCCTGCTGGCGTTCGGTCGCGACGCCGACGGGGAACTGTACGTCCTGACGACCGACGAGGGCGGGCCCCGGGGCAGTTCCGGGGCGGTACACCGGCTGGTCGCGGTGTAGCTCGGTGGCTAGTTCGCCGACAATTACTTGGGTCGATAACGCGCAGTCACGCCCGATGTCCGACTTCCAGCGGTACACCTGCGACACGTGTTCGGAGGAGTACAGCGCGCATCCGGCGTCGAACGCCGCGGCGAACGCGTACTGTAGTCCGGCGTGTGAGACGAACGGGAAGGGACTCTAACTGAGAGACGGCTGCCGGGGCGTCTACTCGCCGGGGCTGTAGTTGGGCGCCTCGTCCGTGATGACGACGTCGTGGGGGTGGCTCTCCTGCTGGCCGGCCGAGGAGACCCGGACGAACTCGGCGCGCTCCTTGAAGCCTGGGATCGTCTCCGCGCCGACGTAGCCCATCCCGCTCTTCATACCGCCGACGAGCTGGTGGAGTTCGTCCTCCAGCGGACCCTGATAGGGTGTGGCGGCCTCGACGCCCTCGGGGACGAAGTCCTCGTCTTCGTCCTCCTCGACGTCCTTGAGGTAGCGGTCGCCACCACCCGACTTCATCGCGCCGACCGAGCCCATCCCGCGGTACTGCTTGTACTTCTTGCCGTTCATCGTGATGACCCGGCCGGGGGCCTCGGCGGTCCCGGCGAAGTAGGAACCGAGCATCACGGCGTCGGCGCCTGCGGCGATGGCCTTGATCGCGTCGCCGGAGTAGCGGATGCCGCCGTCGGCGATGACGGGCACGTCGTGCTCGCTGGCGACGTCGGCGACCTGCGCGACGGCCGTGATCTGGGGCATCCCGGAGCCGGTGACGACCCGGGTCGTACAGATCGAACCGGGGCCGATGCCGACTTTGACGCCGTCGGCGAAGTCGACGACGGCCTCCGCGGCCTCGCGGGTCCCGATGTTGCCGACGACCACGTCCGCGTCGACGAGGGACTCGATCTCGCGGGCGCTGTCGATCACGTTGCGGTTGTGGGCGTGGGCACAGTCGATGAACAGCACGTCCGCGCCGGCCTCGTCGGCCGCGGTCGCGCGGTCGGTCTCGAACGGGCCGACGGCGACGCCGGCGCGGAGCTTCCCGTCCTCGTCGCGGGCGGCGTCGTCGTACTGGCGACGCTGGAGGATGCCCTGCATCGTCACCAGCCCGACGAGCCGGTTCCCGTCGTCGACGATGGGGACGCGCTCGATCTTGTTGTCGTACATCAGCTCCAGGGCCTCGCGGGCGGTGACGTCCTCGGGCGCCGTGATGACTTCGTCGGTCATCGCTTCGGTCACCTCGTCGCGCTCGCCGACCTCCAGGTACGGGCGGATGTCGGTGCCGGAGATGATGCCGAGCACTTCGTCGTCGTCGTCGACGACCGGGGCGCCGGAGACGCCCGCCTTCTCCATCATCTCGTCGACCTCGCGGACGGTCTGGCCGGGGCTGGCCGTGACCACGTCGCGGATGATGAGCTCGTCGGCGCGTTTGATCCGCTCGATCTCGGTGACCATCTGGTCGATGGTCATGTTGCGATGGAGGACGCCCAGTCCACCCTGGCGTGCCATCGCGATGGACATGTCGCTCTCCGTGACGGTGTCCATCGCCGCCGAGAGCACCGGCACGTTGAGATCGACGGTCTTCGAGACGCGGGTCGTCGTGTCGGCGTCGTCGGGCTCGACGCGACTCTCCTTGGGTCGCAGGAGGACGTCGTCGAACGTCAGCGCCTCCGGAACCCGGAGTTTCTCCGAGAAGAACTCGTTGTCGTTCGCCATGTAAATCGTGGAACCGGCCGGGGGAAAAACGTTGCGAGACGCCCCGTCCGCGGGGACCGGTCACAGGTCGAATCCGCCCCGTCCCCGGTTCTCGATTGGTGCCCGAGAAACTGGTCGTTTGAACCGTATCTGCGCCGATAGTGGACCATTCACCGAATGGTCGCAGTCGAGGCTGGACGATTCGTGGTGCATGAGGCGGTATCCCACACAACGTTTATGGCTCCGTCAATACTTGATACGAGTATGCACTCCGCCAGCCAATCGAACGTGCGTGTCGCGTGCGAACCGCCCGTGGTCACGGGTGGGGACAACACATTCTGCGACACTCGCACATTCGGCGTGGCGGAGATCGCGGCCACGACGGACGCGGCCGACGGCCGACGTCGGTCCGCCCCGGTATATCGTGGACACCACCCGATGGCCACGGGAGAGGGCCGCTCGCACTGAATGAGTAAATCTCAGCATCCGGTCGCGCTCCGCATCGAGCAGCGCGTGGGCGGTGCGACGCGCCTGCTCGCGACCGTCATGTGCCTCCCGCTGCTCGACGGGATCTTCCCGGCCCTCGTCCTCGCCGGTGCCCTGTCCGATCCGGCGGGCATCCTCGAAGTCGGCCTGCTGATCTTCGGCGGGAGCGCGACCGTCGCGGTCATCCTCGCCGACATTGACGGCTCGCCGACCGAGCAGGCCAAGTCCGTCTTGCTCGTCGGGAGCGTCCTCGTCGTCGGCGCCGTCGTCGAGGCAGCGCTGGCGCCGACCATCGCCGGCGTGCTCGATCTGGCGGTGTTCGAGCGCTTCGCCGCACTCGTGATCCTGGCCGTCGCGGCCCAGACCGCGAGCGCGCGCATCGGCGACTTCCTCCCCCGGCCGGCGATCATCATCGGCCTGGGGCTCGTCGCCAGCGTCGACCCGTCGGGCACCGGCCTCGTAGTCCAGGTCGACCCCGAGCTGATGGTCCGCGCGGCCGCTGCGGCGCTCGTGGCGGTGCTCTTCGCGCTCCACCTCGCGCTGTTCGGCCCGTGGCTCCGCGACGTGGTCGACATCGACCGGTTCCGGTTCGGGAGCGCCGTCGCGCTCGGGGTCCTCCCCCTGGGCCTGTTCGGCCTCGTCCCCGGCGACGCGCCGCTGGCGCTGGCCGTGCTCGGGATGACCTTCCTGTTCGCCTTCGACCCGCAGCGGTCGGTCGAGGACGTCTGGCCGCCCGGCGGCGGGGACGACGACGCAGACGGCGACGACGAGTACGACTCGGTCGGACCCGCCAGCGCCGACACCGTCTCGGAGGAGGATCGCGCCCCCTGGCTGTAGTGTCGCGTCGAAGGGAAGGCTTAGGGGGGTGACCGCGCGAGTGAGGATATGGCCGACAACCGCGTGGTCCAGGGCCGGATGGTCACGCCCGGCAAGCTGGCCGAGATCATCGAAGGCGAGAGCGTGATGGACGCCGAGGCGATCGCCGAGGCAGACAGGGACTGCCCCGACTGCGGCGGGAACGTCCTCGAAGTGGGCTACATGCCCTCGGTGACGGAGTTCGTCACCGGCCAGAAGTGCCAGGACTGCGACTGGGCGAGTACCGATCGGGACTGACCGAATCGAAATCCCTTTAGGGAGACTGATCCAAGCGACTACTGCGGGGTCGTGGCCAAGTCCGGCATGGCGACTGACTCCAGAGGCACCGCGCCCGGTGACGAAACTCCAGACTGATATACTGAGCGGCCGACTGATCATCGACCGCGCTGATGACCCTCTGGAGTTCCGAGGCGCGACCGGAGATATCAGTCGATCGGGAGTTCAAATCTCTCCGACCCCACTTCCTGACGAACCGACGTCACCGAGCACCGCCCATACCGTGCGGTGATTCAGATACTCGAACGGGGACGCTGGGGCCGAACCGGCCTCAGTCGTCGGTCTCGATCAGTTCGAACGTCGTTCCTCCACAGCTCGGACAGTCGTCTCCGCCGACCGGTGCCAGCGTCGAAACGATCCCGAAAACGACGCTCCCACAGGAGCTACAGCGGATATTTTCTGGCACGGCGGCCATTGGGCTGCAACCCAGATTACTGGTGTGCCTAAAACATTAGATCGGAACCTCCTTCGTCACGATCGAATCCTCGATCGGTCGCCGGACGCGGGCTTCGGCCCGCGAATCAGGGCCACTCGCTCGCGGGTTCGTCCTCGCGTTCGGACACGAGTTCGATCAGGGGTCGGATCTCCTCGAAGTTGGGGCCGCGCCTGATCGCGTCGGCCTCCCGATCCCAGGAGACGACCCCGGCGGCGTCGAGTCTGGGGAGATGGCGGTGGTAGAGTTCCGATTCGAACCGCTGGGCTGCGTTCTCGTCGCTTCGCAGTTCGTCGGGCGTGAACTCTGATGCCTCCCGGGGGCTGCACTCTGCGATCGTCGTGAGGACGTGACGCCGCGTCTCGTCGCTCAGCACGCTGAACAACCCGTCGAGGCCGACCGTCGATTTGGTATCCGACTGTGCCATATCGATACCTGTAGGGAGACGCCCTAACGGGTGCTGCCTAAAATTTTGGTCCCATGCCACGCGGTCACGAGCGTCGGTCCGGCGGGTTCCATGGGAGGCAGTCCCCGCCTACCCCTCGTACTCGTGTTCGTTGAGCGTCGTGAACATGACGTCCTCCAGTACGGCGTCGCTGGTCGCCTCGAGGACGACGGGCGGCGCGACGCCCGCTTCTTCGGCTTCGAGCCATCGGCCGACGCAGAGACACCACCGATCGCCGGGTTCGAGTCCGGGGAAGTCCAGTTCCGGCCGGGGCGTGACGAGGTCGTTGCCCCGGCGGGCGCTGAACTCCAGGAACGTCTCGGTCACGACGGCGCAGATCTCGTGTCGGCCGCCGTCGGCCGGGTGGGGTCGACAGCAGCCGTCGCGCTCGAAGCCGGTCGTCGGCTCCTCGCTGCAGGGCTCCAGTTCCATGTCGAGGACGTTCCGTTCGTCGGACGCGCCCGTCGCGCTGCGGTCGTCGTCGCTCATAGGCTCTCACCGTCGTTCGCGTCGTCGTTCTGCTGGGCGTCGACGACCGCGACGGCCGCCAGGTTCACGATGTCGTTCACTTCGTCGCCCCGCTGGAGCACGTGGACTGGCTCGTCCATGCCGACGAGCATCGGGCCGATGGCCTCGGCGCCGCCGAGGCGCTGGAGGAGCTTGTAGCCGATGTTGCCGGCCTCGAGGTTCGGGAACACGAGGACGTTCGCGGGGCCGTCGAGGTCCGTGAACTCGTAATCGTCGGTCAGCAGATCCTCGACGACGGCGGTGTCGGCCTGCATCTCACCGTCGACCGGGAAGTCCACAGTGGGGTCGGCACGGAGGCGATCAGCGGCGACGCGGGGTTTGCGCGTGCCTTCGTTGTCGACGCTCCCGAAATCGGAGTAGGAGAGCAGGGCGGCCCGGGGCTCGACGTCGAACCGGCGGGCCAGTTCGGCGGTGTGGCGCGTGACCTCTTCGAGGACGTCGGCGTCGGGGTTCTGGTTGACGGTGGCGTCGGCGACGAAGACGACGCGGTTCTTGAACGTCAGCATGTACACCCCCGCCGCGTACTCGGCGTCGTCGGCGGTGCCGACGACCTGCAGCGGCGGCTTGAGGGCGGAGGGATAGTTGTGGGTCAACCCCGTCAGCATGACGTCGGCGTCGCCCATCTCGACCATGACGCTGGCGAGGTAGTTGCCGTCCTCGACGAGCTCCTCGGCCTCCGTCCGGGTGATGCCGTTGCGCTTTCGCAGTTCGTACAGCCGCTCGGCGTAGGGGTCGAGCTGGTCGTCCTCCGGGTCGACGACGACGGGGTCGAAGTCCAGGCCGAGGTCGTCGATCGACCGCCAGATCTCCTCGCGGTCGCCGATCAGGATGGGCTCGGCGATGCCCTCGGCGACGAACTGGTGGCCCGCGCGAACGATCTTCTCGTCGTCGCCCTCGGCCAGCACGACCCGCTTTGGCTCGTTCGTGGCCCGGTTGAGGACGACGCGCATCATCTCCCGCGATTTGCCGAGGCGGGCTTCCAGTCGCTCGCGGTATTCGTCGAGGTCGAGTTCTCGGCGGGCCGCGCCGCTGTCCATGGCCGCCTCGGCGACGGTGGTGGCGACCTCGAACAGGACTCTGGAGTCGAGTGGCTTGGGGATGATGTAGTCGGGGCCGAACTGGAGCGGTTCGTCGTCGTAGGCCTTCCGCACGGCGTCGGGGACGTCGGTCCGGGCGAGACGGGCGATGGCCTCGGCGGCGGCGACTTTCATCTCCTCGTTGATCTCGGTCGCGCGGGCGTCCAGCGCCCCGCGGAAGATGAAGGGGAACCCCAGGACGTTGTTCACCTGATTGGGGTAGTCCGAGCGACCGGTCGCGACGACGACCGTGTCCTCGCGGGCGCTCTTGGCTTCCTCGTAGCCGATCTCGGGTTCGGGGTTTGCCATGGCGAACACGACGGGGTCGTCGGCCATCGACCGGACCATCTCCGGGGAGACGATGCCGCCGACCGAGAGGCCGACGAACACGTCAGCGCCCTCCATGGCGTCCGCGAGGTCGCCGCTCTCCCCTGGCGAACTGGCGAAGGGCTCGACGAACTCGTCGAGGGCCTCGCGCTCGGTCGTGATGATCCCGTGTTCGTCGCACATGGTGATCTGTTCGCGCGGGACGCCCAGCGAGACGTAGAAGCGAGCCGTGGCGGTCGCGGCCGCGCCCGCTCCGGCGAAGGTGATCTGGAGGTCGTCGAGGTCCTTGTCGAGGATGTGGCTGGCGTTCAGGAGGGCAGCACCGGTGATGATCGCGGTGCCGTGCTGGTCGTCGTGGAAGACCGGGATCGACATGCGCTCGCGGAGGCGCTCCTCGATCTCGAAGCACTCGGGGGCCTTGATGTCCTCCAGATTGATGCCGCCGAAGGTCGGTTCCATCCCCGCGACGGCTTCGACGAACGCGTCGGGGTCGTCGAAGTCGTACTCCACGTCGAAGACGTCGATGTCGGCGAAGCGCTTGAAGAGGACGCCCTTGCCCTCCATCACAGGCTTGGAGGCCTGCGCGCCGATGTCACCCAGGCCCAGGACGGCGGAGCCGTTCGAGACGACGCCGACGAGGTTGCCCTTCGCGGTGTAGGTGTAGGCGTCGGTCGGGTCGTCGTCGATGGCCCGGCAGGGGGCGGCGACGCCCGGTGAGTACGCGAGGCTGAGATCCCGCTGCGTGTTCGTCGGTTTCGTGGTGTCGATCTCGATCTTCCCGGGTGGATCGGCCCGGTGGTACTCCAGTGCGTCCTCGTCCAGTCCCATACAGAGGGCAGTCTCCCCGGCGACAAAAATCGTGCCCGACCCGCGCGGGCAGGTCCCACACCCCTGGTGGGCGTCGCCGAGGGCCTGCCCGTCGCCGGAACCGGGACGTTTTCGCCCCTCGCGTCCCTCGATGCACGCGATGGACGCCGATACCCCCGGTGGCACTCGGCTCCGCGGCGTCGACCTGGCGCTGATCGCTGCCGTCGCGGTGGCACTCGTCGCGATCCACGTCGTCGTCCCGCCGAGTGCGCGATCGGGGCTGGCCCTCCACCACGACGCGGTCGACCCGCTGGCGCTGTACACCGGGGCGTTCGTCCACCTCGATCTGGCACACCTGCTCGGCAACGTCGGCGGGTTCGTCGCCGCGGCGCTCGTGGCCTACGGCCTCTGCGTCCAGGCCGGCCGTCGCCGCTGGTTCCTGGTCACGTTCGCCGGCTTCCTCCTCGTCCTCCCCGTGGCCGTGAGCCTCACGAGTTACGCAGTACTCGGGGCGTTCTACCCGTGGATCGACCCGGTGAGCCGCGGCTTCTCCGGCGTCGGCGCCGGCTTCGCCGGCTTCGTCTTCGTCGCCCTGCTGGCCGTCCTCGGTCGACGGTACGGCTTTCGGATCGTGGGCTTCGTCGGCCTCGGCGTCTGGCTGCTGCTGCTGCTCGAGGTGTACCTCATCTACGCCGGCCGCGTCTCGCTGGCAGTTGGCGGACTCGTCGTTATCGGCTGGACGGCCTGCCTCTGGGGGCTCAGGCGGGAGCTCGCGGGCCCACCGGAATCGCTCCGGCGACGGATCGAGGACGAACTCCCACACCTGCTGCAGGTGGGCCTGGTCGTCCTCCTGCTCGTGAGTTTCGTCTCGGTCCTGTTCCCCGCGACCATCGTCGACGACGGCGCCGTCACCGACGTGTTCGCCCACGCCGCGGGCTTCCTCTACGGCCTCGGCGGCGCGACGCTGACCCACCGGTACGTGTCCGAACGCTGATCGGGGAAAGAGTTATGTGTGGCACTGACTAACACGGAAGTGGAGCCCCACGACGCTGGGGGTTCCCGACGGGAACGACCGTCGTATCCGTTCGGGAATTGGCATCGGCGACAGAGCAGGACTCCCGGAACACGGCTGGCCAGCCGACGTACGCCCGGGATCCGGTTTTTCAGGTACCCCTACCCAGAGAGGACGCAGTCGCGTCCCCGGTGCAGTTTTCACGCCACGCGACACATCGGGAGCCATGTCCGACCGCGACCTGAGTTTCTGGGGGTGGGGCTACGCCGAGAAGTTCCCCGACGAGGACGAGCGCCGCGAACTCAAAGACCGGCTGGAGACCATGCTGGGGTTCCCCGAACGCGAACTCCGGGACCCGCCCGCCCTCGACGAGGTGTCGATCCCCGACTCGACCGTGTCGGTCCCCGAAGACCTCGCCGGCGTCTGTTCCACCGCCATCGAAGACCGGATCAGGCACGCCTACGGCAGCGGGTACCGCGACATCGTCCGCGGGTTTCGCGGCGAGTTCGAGAGCGCGCCTGACGTGGTGGCCGAACCGGAGACCGAAGATGAGGTCCGCGCCCTCCTCGACTGGGCGACCGAGAACCGGGTCGCGGTCGTCCCCTACGGCGGCGGGACGAGCGTCGTCGCGGGCGTCGAGTGTGACCCGGACGGCGACGACGCGGGGTACGCGGGCGTCTGCTCGCTCGACCTCCGGGCGATGGACCGGGTGCTGGAGGTCGACGAGCACTCACGGACCGCGCGGATCCAGGCCGGCGCGACGGGGCCCCAGATCAACGACCAGTTGCGCGAGCACGG
Above is a genomic segment from Halorientalis sp. LT38 containing:
- a CDS encoding DUF5794 domain-containing protein, which gives rise to MSKSQHPVALRIEQRVGGATRLLATVMCLPLLDGIFPALVLAGALSDPAGILEVGLLIFGGSATVAVILADIDGSPTEQAKSVLLVGSVLVVGAVVEAALAPTIAGVLDLAVFERFAALVILAVAAQTASARIGDFLPRPAIIIGLGLVASVDPSGTGLVVQVDPELMVRAAAAALVAVLFALHLALFGPWLRDVVDIDRFRFGSAVALGVLPLGLFGLVPGDAPLALAVLGMTFLFAFDPQRSVEDVWPPGGGDDDADGDDEYDSVGPASADTVSEEDRAPWL
- a CDS encoding DUF2237 family protein; this translates as MSDDDRSATGASDERNVLDMELEPCSEEPTTGFERDGCCRPHPADGGRHEICAVVTETFLEFSARRGNDLVTPRPELDFPGLEPGDRWCLCVGRWLEAEEAGVAPPVVLEATSDAVLEDVMFTTLNEHEYEG
- a CDS encoding PQQ-dependent sugar dehydrogenase translates to MRRRRDFLRVGAVTVGATLAGCSFLDSNSQPETNVGTEAIATGFTAPLGMEPIPDSNGFFVADQAGQIHLVGSSGRRERPVLDLTDRMVDLNPGYDERGLLGIATGPNFAERRRLFVRYSAPLRSGMPEDYSHTFVLSSFAVDAEGRSNPDSERIVLEIPQPQANHNAGSITFGPDEFLYVGVGDGGGGNDVGTGHVEDWYDGNPGGNGQDVSENLLGSVLRIDVREGAGGAGDSRAYGIPDDNPLVGRDGLDEHFAWGFRNPWRFSFTDGRFFVADVGQNLYEEVSIVESGGNYGWNVREGAHCFDAGAPGSPPEDCPAETPDGSPLREPIVEYAHEGDEISGISVIGGYFYTGGIGPLADRYVFGDYRADGTIFTASEPDDGGLWDLSRVALDDGEGEPPGEFLLAFGRDADGELYVLTTDEGGPRGSSGAVHRLVAV
- the guaB gene encoding IMP dehydrogenase; the encoded protein is MANDNEFFSEKLRVPEALTFDDVLLRPKESRVEPDDADTTTRVSKTVDLNVPVLSAAMDTVTESDMSIAMARQGGLGVLHRNMTIDQMVTEIERIKRADELIIRDVVTASPGQTVREVDEMMEKAGVSGAPVVDDDDEVLGIISGTDIRPYLEVGERDEVTEAMTDEVITAPEDVTAREALELMYDNKIERVPIVDDGNRLVGLVTMQGILQRRQYDDAARDEDGKLRAGVAVGPFETDRATAADEAGADVLFIDCAHAHNRNVIDSAREIESLVDADVVVGNIGTREAAEAVVDFADGVKVGIGPGSICTTRVVTGSGMPQITAVAQVADVASEHDVPVIADGGIRYSGDAIKAIAAGADAVMLGSYFAGTAEAPGRVITMNGKKYKQYRGMGSVGAMKSGGGDRYLKDVEEDEDEDFVPEGVEAATPYQGPLEDELHQLVGGMKSGMGYVGAETIPGFKERAEFVRVSSAGQQESHPHDVVITDEAPNYSPGE
- a CDS encoding DUF7344 domain-containing protein, translated to MAQSDTKSTVGLDGLFSVLSDETRRHVLTTIAECSPREASEFTPDELRSDENAAQRFESELYHRHLPRLDAAGVVSWDREADAIRRGPNFEEIRPLIELVSEREDEPASEWP
- a CDS encoding NADP-dependent malic enzyme, whose product is MGLDEDALEYHRADPPGKIEIDTTKPTNTQRDLSLAYSPGVAAPCRAIDDDPTDAYTYTAKGNLVGVVSNGSAVLGLGDIGAQASKPVMEGKGVLFKRFADIDVFDVEYDFDDPDAFVEAVAGMEPTFGGINLEDIKAPECFEIEERLRERMSIPVFHDDQHGTAIITGAALLNASHILDKDLDDLQITFAGAGAAATATARFYVSLGVPREQITMCDEHGIITTEREALDEFVEPFASSPGESGDLADAMEGADVFVGLSVGGIVSPEMVRSMADDPVVFAMANPEPEIGYEEAKSAREDTVVVATGRSDYPNQVNNVLGFPFIFRGALDARATEINEEMKVAAAEAIARLARTDVPDAVRKAYDDEPLQFGPDYIIPKPLDSRVLFEVATTVAEAAMDSGAARRELDLDEYRERLEARLGKSREMMRVVLNRATNEPKRVVLAEGDDEKIVRAGHQFVAEGIAEPILIGDREEIWRSIDDLGLDFDPVVVDPEDDQLDPYAERLYELRKRNGITRTEAEELVEDGNYLASVMVEMGDADVMLTGLTHNYPSALKPPLQVVGTADDAEYAAGVYMLTFKNRVVFVADATVNQNPDADVLEEVTRHTAELARRFDVEPRAALLSYSDFGSVDNEGTRKPRVAADRLRADPTVDFPVDGEMQADTAVVEDLLTDDYEFTDLDGPANVLVFPNLEAGNIGYKLLQRLGGAEAIGPMLVGMDEPVHVLQRGDEVNDIVNLAAVAVVDAQQNDDANDGESL
- a CDS encoding DUF5795 family protein, which translates into the protein MADNRVVQGRMVTPGKLAEIIEGESVMDAEAIAEADRDCPDCGGNVLEVGYMPSVTEFVTGQKCQDCDWASTDRD